AGTTATTGATATCGATACATACAAAAAACTTAAATGAGCAAAAATTTTATCTATTGTAGCGTCTATAGCATTAATCATATTATGTCTAGCCATAGCGATTTTAATCGGGAATGGGGGACAATAAATATGGACACAACTAAAATAACACCAAACGATATCATTTTATATATTATTTTATGTTTAGTGGTTATTTCAATATTATTATCAATTTTACCTGGTACAGTTAGCGCAATTAAAAGTAAATTGGGCAAAAGAAGATATGACAAGATGGGAAGTAGCTCTCAAATTAGATTGATTAACCAATTAAGAGAAGCGGTCGAACATTTTTCAAAAAATAAAATTGGTGCATTGATTACTATCGAAAATAGTGACAATTTAGATAGATTACGTACAGACGGAATCATTTTAAACGCTAATATATCGTCCTCACTACTGATTTCGATTTTTAACAAAGAATCACCACTTCATGACGGAGCAGTAATTATACGAGACAACAAAATTCATTACGCCGCAACTTTTTATAAAATATCAAAAAAATCAATTGATAACCATTACGGAGCGCGTCACCGTGCGGCTATGGGCATTAGTGAAGTATGTGACGCTTTAACTATCATCGTTAGTGAGGAAACCGGCGATGTTAAATTTGTTAAAAATGGTACATTTTTCAAAATAAGAATCGAACAATTCCAAGAACAATTAATCAAATATTTAAAGGACTAAAATGACAGATATACAGGAAGAACAGCTGTTTTCAAAAATTAAAGAAATTATTGAAAACAAAAACAATAAACAAGCATATTTGCTGATTGATGAAATACCAAACGCTGATATTGCTGATACATTGGGAGAATTTTCAAAAGAAGACCAAATTGCATTTTTAAGATTACTTAAAACTGAAGATGCTGCAGATATTTTTTCATTTTTAGAAACTGAGCAACAAAAGGAACTTGCGCTTGATTTTAATGAGGAATGAAGCATGAAGATGCTTCAAGAATTACAAAGCGATGAACTAGCCGATGTACTCGAAGAATTGCCAGCCAATGTAACAAGCAAAATTATTGCCTACACACCTCAAGATAAAAGAAACGAAATAAATAAAATTTTAAGTTATGCTGATGATGAAGTTGGAAGCATAATGAGTATAGATATTTCGTTTATTCAAAATACTTATACATGTGAGCAAGCGCTACACAAAATTAAAAAAGACTACTCTAAAAATCGTGCAGAATTAGTTCATTATTACTACGTGGTAGACGCGACTCAGAAATTGCTTGGTGTATTAACTTTAGAAGAGATTGTCTTTGCCAAAAGCAGTGATAAAATTGATAACATTTATTCACCCGTAACTTCAATCATGGCCAGTGATAAACAAGAAGAAGCGGCGAAAATTTTCAGTGAACATGATATGTCAGTTTTACCGGTTATTAATCAAGATAAAAGATTAATTGGAATGATAACGAGCGATGATGTGATTGATGTTATTCATGATGCTGCTACTGATGATTTGTATAAAATGGCGGGAATCAGTTCTAAAGGCTCAGAAGCAGATGACTATTTAAAAACCCCGTGATATAAATTGCTTAAACACAGAATACTGTGAGGCGTAATAATCCTTTTATTCTCTACCATATTAGAAATAGCTGGGTATTTCTTATTTAAAGAAGTATTTAGAGAACTTCAAACAACTGTAATTTCAATATCTTTATTCCTATCG
This genomic interval from Mycoplasma miroungigenitalium contains the following:
- a CDS encoding diadenylate cyclase is translated as MDTTKITPNDIILYIILCLVVISILLSILPGTVSAIKSKLGKRRYDKMGSSSQIRLINQLREAVEHFSKNKIGALITIENSDNLDRLRTDGIILNANISSSLLISIFNKESPLHDGAVIIRDNKIHYAATFYKISKKSIDNHYGARHRAAMGISEVCDALTIIVSEETGDVKFVKNGTFFKIRIEQFQEQLIKYLKD
- the mgtE gene encoding magnesium transporter; this encodes MTDIQEEQLFSKIKEIIENKNNKQAYLLIDEIPNADIADTLGEFSKEDQIAFLRLLKTEDAADIFSFLETEQQKELALDFNEEWSMKMLQELQSDELADVLEELPANVTSKIIAYTPQDKRNEINKILSYADDEVGSIMSIDISFIQNTYTCEQALHKIKKDYSKNRAELVHYYYVVDATQKLLGVLTLEEIVFAKSSDKIDNIYSPVTSIMASDKQEEAAKIFSEHDMSVLPVINQDKRLIGMITSDDVIDVIHDAATDDLYKMAGISSKGSEADDYLKTPWYKLLKHRILWGVIILLFSTILEIAGYFLFKEVFRELQTTVISISLFLSFLVFITTINTVARNGSTQTNITIKRVLTMDIVETKHFRKVLLKETIVGLMLGLSLALINVGRLSIFLASTGDLLYNVKATWAIIIGSSFSLVIAMALLSFISALIPILYVKHHKDPSNSSLVMLNAFAELITSLIVFGVTIGFLNIFIH